A genomic segment from Solidesulfovibrio carbinolicus encodes:
- a CDS encoding radical SAM protein — protein MARDAFRIDSHKLLLHPRRVADWLEGEAIYPLYMELSPAGACNHRCRFCGLDFAGYRPDFMDADILGQRLAEMGRLGVKSIMYAGEGEPFMHRRMADIVRQTKQAGIDCAITTNAVLMKPAVSEAILGDTSWIKVSLNAGSPETYAAVHGTKARDFDTVMGNLEAAVAIRARQGAACTLGAQILLLPENAAEIPSLAGRCRDLGLDYLVVKPYSQHPQGEQAAYKDIVYGQYAALAEEVNAYATDAFSVVFRLDAMRAWDAKRRRYDRCRALPFWSYIDSRGNVWGCSVYLGDERFRYGNIFEETFEAIWTGEKRAASLGWCAESLDPAACRVNCRMDKINDYLWELRHPNAHVNFI, from the coding sequence ATGGCGCGCGATGCATTCCGGATAGACTCCCACAAGCTCTTGCTGCACCCCCGCCGCGTCGCCGACTGGCTCGAAGGCGAGGCCATCTATCCCCTGTACATGGAACTGAGCCCGGCCGGGGCCTGCAACCACCGCTGCCGGTTTTGCGGGCTGGACTTCGCCGGCTACCGCCCGGACTTCATGGACGCCGATATCCTGGGCCAACGCCTGGCCGAGATGGGGCGTCTTGGCGTCAAAAGCATCATGTACGCCGGCGAGGGCGAGCCGTTCATGCACCGGCGCATGGCCGACATCGTCCGCCAGACCAAGCAAGCCGGCATCGACTGCGCCATCACCACCAACGCCGTGCTCATGAAGCCCGCCGTCAGCGAGGCCATCCTCGGGGACACGAGCTGGATCAAGGTCAGCCTCAACGCGGGCAGCCCCGAGACCTACGCCGCCGTCCACGGGACCAAGGCCCGGGATTTCGACACGGTCATGGGCAACCTGGAGGCCGCCGTGGCCATCCGGGCCCGCCAGGGCGCGGCCTGCACCCTGGGCGCGCAGATCCTGCTGCTGCCGGAAAACGCGGCGGAAATCCCGTCCCTGGCCGGCCGCTGCCGGGATCTGGGCCTGGACTACCTGGTGGTCAAGCCCTATTCCCAGCATCCCCAGGGCGAACAGGCCGCCTACAAGGACATCGTCTACGGCCAATACGCCGCCCTGGCCGAGGAAGTGAACGCCTACGCCACCGACGCCTTTTCCGTGGTCTTCCGCCTCGACGCCATGCGCGCCTGGGACGCCAAGCGCCGCCGCTACGACCGTTGCCGCGCCCTGCCGTTCTGGTCCTACATCGATTCCCGGGGCAACGTCTGGGGATGCAGCGTCTACCTGGGGGACGAGCGCTTCCGCTACGGCAACATTTTCGAGGAAACCTTCGAGGCCATCTGGACCGGTGAAAAACGCGCCGCCTCCCTGGGCTGGTGCGCCGAGAGCCTTGATCCGGCCGCCTGCCGGGTCAATTGCCGGATGGACAAGATCAACGATTACCTGTGGGAACTGCGCCATCCCAACGCCCACGTGAATTTCATCTGA